One window from the genome of [Clostridium] celerecrescens 18A encodes:
- a CDS encoding anaerobic sulfatase maturase has translation MPPVNLLIKPSSGMCNMRCQYCFYHDITEKRTQGSYGFMSEKTLKNVLKKALDHADTACTIAFQGGEPTLAGLPFFEQAVRLSKEYNKKNLEIHFALQTNGYNLGPEWAEFFAREHFLVGISVDGTIHTHDAYRKNGTGSATFLNIMKTVDSFNRYGVEYNILTVVNKRTAASIKKIYQYYKKMGFSYLQFIPCLDPLEAAPGTMEYSLTPELYGQFLCDLFDLWYEDFNAGKEIYIRQFYNYLSLLLNGNAESCDMNGFCSIQNVIEADGEVYPCDFFVLDEFKLGNLNDTGFDEIHKKRMEIGFLSNQKAPDSQCQNCSYFALCRGGCYRHRIMSMEKTCRNYFCKSYQLFFDHCLPRLMQTARKLNHL, from the coding sequence ATGCCTCCAGTTAATCTTTTGATCAAACCGTCCTCCGGCATGTGCAACATGCGATGTCAGTACTGCTTTTATCACGATATTACGGAAAAGCGAACACAAGGCTCATATGGCTTTATGTCAGAGAAAACTTTAAAGAATGTCTTAAAAAAAGCCCTGGACCACGCAGACACTGCCTGCACCATTGCTTTTCAGGGAGGAGAACCTACTCTGGCCGGTCTTCCTTTTTTTGAACAGGCCGTAAGGTTATCAAAGGAATATAATAAGAAAAATTTAGAAATACATTTCGCCCTTCAGACCAACGGCTATAATCTGGGCCCGGAATGGGCGGAATTTTTCGCCAGAGAACATTTTCTGGTTGGAATCTCCGTAGACGGGACCATACATACCCATGATGCTTACCGGAAAAACGGAACCGGCAGTGCCACATTTTTAAACATCATGAAAACAGTGGATAGCTTCAACAGGTATGGAGTGGAATATAATATCCTCACAGTGGTAAATAAAAGAACCGCAGCCTCCATCAAAAAAATATATCAATACTATAAGAAAATGGGCTTTTCTTATCTCCAATTCATTCCCTGTCTGGATCCCCTGGAGGCTGCCCCTGGTACTATGGAATATTCTCTTACACCGGAATTATACGGACAATTCCTCTGTGACCTGTTTGACTTATGGTATGAGGATTTTAACGCCGGAAAGGAAATTTACATCCGACAGTTTTATAATTACCTCTCACTTCTATTGAACGGAAATGCAGAATCTTGTGACATGAACGGTTTTTGCAGCATCCAAAACGTCATCGAAGCCGACGGCGAGGTATATCCCTGTGACTTCTTTGTTCTGGATGAATTTAAGCTGGGGAATTTAAACGATACCGGTTTTGATGAAATACACAAAAAAAGAATGGAAATCGGTTTTCTCTCTAACCAGAAAGCGCCTGACAGCCAGTGCCAGAACTGTTCTTACTTTGCTCTGTGCAGGGGAGGCTGCTACCGGCACCGTATCATGTCCATGGAAAAAACCTGCCGTAATTACTTCTGCAAATCCTATCAGTTGTTTTTTGACCATTGTCTTCCAAGGCTTATGCAGACAGCAAGAAAATTAAATCATCTATGA
- a CDS encoding PadR family transcriptional regulator, producing MDKRYMALGTSMLVLKLLKEQSMYGYQIIRILEQQSQNVFQLQEGTLYPILHTLEQQGAVTSYHQTADNGRSRKYYAITSYGQKMLEEKSKEWKVYQTAVNQVMGGVLFE from the coding sequence ATGGACAAACGCTATATGGCTCTCGGCACTTCTATGCTGGTGCTGAAGCTTCTGAAAGAGCAAAGCATGTACGGGTACCAGATAATTCGTATACTGGAACAGCAAAGCCAGAATGTATTTCAGCTTCAGGAAGGCACACTCTACCCAATTCTGCACACTCTGGAACAACAGGGAGCAGTCACCAGTTATCATCAGACTGCAGACAATGGCCGCAGCCGCAAATATTATGCAATTACCTCTTATGGGCAGAAGATGCTGGAAGAAAAATCAAAAGAGTGGAAGGTTTACCAGACTGCCGTCAACCAGGTGATGGGAGGTGTTTTATTTGAATAA
- a CDS encoding response regulator transcription factor, whose translation MYRIIIIDDEPLILAGIASLIIWENYECTIIGKATNGPSAYEMIMDLHPDIVITDIRMPVLSGLDLVEKCKENGCDFAFIVLTNLEEFHLVKKALSLGASDYLVKIDLNEEALVNALERAKEACDLLVNKQNRLLDSQLKNNQEDLAKTEFRRLFLSQEAVSDIPEELEEQYPAPFVILFSLSPIHIDFEAGGGSYDLHSVSRQLMDILGGIAARFFFHYTILEYRQDTFLLTASFKEEAFSKNVIREFCQKFSVALKTYFELSAVYGVSRTKEKISELPQAFSEALTALEYYYFESSSQVVFYDGQNSHFSQAKKFNINVFKKDLAAYISQNDSEKLASIFEEIITLFRENRPRKEQATSACINIYTYLYSFFETGDDSYQEIFPYTINIAEQLNHFNSLEDILEWLRSFCQKLCRLLEDRKSTRSDKLVDLARSYIKEHYMEKLTLADVAEALNISSGHLSNTFKKLTGTTLSDYIAQVKIQHAMELIDTHQYLMYEISDKLGFDNPYYFSKVFKKVTGISPREHENRVTYPFTDEGS comes from the coding sequence ATGTATCGAATTATAATTATAGACGATGAGCCACTCATCCTGGCGGGCATCGCTTCCCTGATCATATGGGAAAACTATGAGTGCACGATTATAGGAAAGGCGACCAACGGTCCTTCCGCCTATGAGATGATCATGGATCTTCATCCGGATATCGTTATAACGGATATCCGGATGCCCGTGTTAAGCGGGCTTGATCTGGTGGAAAAATGCAAAGAAAACGGCTGTGACTTTGCTTTTATTGTATTAACAAACTTAGAGGAATTCCATCTGGTGAAAAAAGCCCTATCCCTGGGTGCCTCCGACTATCTGGTGAAAATCGATCTGAATGAAGAAGCGCTTGTGAACGCTTTGGAACGGGCCAAGGAGGCCTGCGACCTGCTGGTCAATAAGCAGAACCGCCTCCTGGACAGCCAGCTTAAGAATAACCAGGAGGATCTGGCAAAGACAGAGTTCCGCCGTCTCTTTCTTTCTCAGGAGGCAGTATCTGATATTCCCGAAGAACTGGAGGAGCAGTATCCGGCTCCTTTTGTCATCCTATTTTCCTTAAGCCCAATTCACATAGACTTTGAAGCAGGCGGGGGAAGCTATGATCTGCATTCCGTCAGCAGGCAGCTTATGGATATACTGGGCGGAATCGCAGCAAGGTTTTTCTTTCATTACACGATTCTGGAATACCGGCAGGATACGTTTCTTCTTACAGCCTCTTTTAAAGAAGAAGCCTTTTCCAAAAACGTTATAAGGGAATTCTGCCAGAAGTTCAGCGTTGCTTTAAAAACTTACTTTGAACTTTCTGCCGTCTACGGCGTAAGCAGGACAAAGGAAAAGATTTCAGAACTCCCCCAGGCATTTTCAGAAGCTTTGACGGCCTTGGAGTATTACTACTTTGAATCTTCATCCCAAGTGGTTTTTTATGACGGACAGAACTCTCATTTCAGTCAAGCAAAAAAATTCAATATCAATGTTTTTAAAAAAGATCTGGCCGCTTATATAAGCCAGAACGACAGTGAAAAGCTGGCTTCCATTTTTGAAGAAATCATCACCCTGTTCCGGGAAAACAGACCCCGCAAGGAACAGGCCACCAGCGCCTGCATTAACATTTACACCTATCTCTATTCATTTTTTGAAACAGGGGATGACAGCTATCAGGAGATCTTTCCTTATACCATTAACATTGCAGAGCAGCTGAATCATTTTAACAGCCTGGAGGACATTCTGGAATGGCTGAGAAGTTTCTGTCAGAAGCTGTGCCGTCTTTTGGAGGACCGGAAATCCACTCGTTCCGACAAGCTGGTGGATCTGGCCAGAAGCTACATCAAGGAGCACTACATGGAAAAGCTGACTCTGGCCGATGTTGCCGAAGCTTTAAACATAAGCTCCGGACATTTAAGCAATACTTTTAAAAAACTTACAGGAACTACCCTGTCAGACTATATTGCCCAGGTTAAGATTCAGCATGCCATGGAGCTTATAGATACCCACCAGTACCTGATGTACGAAATCTCTGATAAGCTTGGCTTTGATAATCCTTATTATTTCAGTAAGGTATTTAAAAAGGTTACGGGCATATCGCCGAGAGAACACGAAAACCGGGTCACTTATCCATTTACAGACGAAGGGAGTTAA